One region of Epilithonimonas zeae genomic DNA includes:
- a CDS encoding TCR/Tet family MFS transporter, with product MKTNQKSAAIGFIFITLLIDITGWGIIIPVVPKLIEELIHADISEAAKYGGWLSFAYAFIQFVFSPLVGNLSDKYGRRPVILLSLFGFSIDYIFLALAPSIWWLFVGRIIAGITGASVTTASAYIADISTDEDRAKNFGLIGAAFGLGFIIGPVLGGVLGHYGARVPFYAAAVLCMINFIYGYFILPESLSKENRREFSWKRANPIGSFKFLRKHPEISALTTALILIYIGGHAVQSNWSFYTMYRFSWDERMVGISLGVVGLLVGLVQGVLIRWINPKIGDQKSIFYGLMLYAAGMLLYAFATEGWMMLVFTIPYCLGGICGPALQSIITKNIPSNEQGELQGALTSLMSATSIIGPPLMTNLFYYFTHKDAPFLFPGAPFFLAFLLFAVSIYFVYISFKKDKI from the coding sequence ATGAAAACAAACCAAAAATCAGCAGCTATAGGATTTATATTTATCACTTTGTTGATCGATATTACAGGTTGGGGGATTATCATTCCCGTGGTACCGAAACTGATAGAAGAACTGATCCACGCAGACATCAGTGAGGCTGCCAAATATGGTGGTTGGTTGAGTTTTGCTTATGCTTTCATACAATTCGTTTTTTCGCCTTTGGTTGGTAATCTGAGTGATAAATACGGTAGAAGACCAGTGATTTTGTTGTCGCTTTTTGGGTTTTCTATAGACTATATTTTTCTGGCGTTGGCGCCAAGTATCTGGTGGCTTTTCGTAGGTAGAATCATTGCCGGAATCACCGGAGCGAGTGTCACGACTGCGAGTGCCTACATTGCCGATATCTCTACAGATGAAGATCGTGCGAAGAATTTTGGATTGATTGGGGCAGCTTTTGGCTTAGGCTTTATCATCGGTCCTGTATTAGGTGGTGTTTTGGGACATTATGGAGCGAGAGTTCCGTTCTATGCAGCAGCGGTTTTGTGTATGATCAATTTTATTTACGGTTATTTTATCCTGCCGGAAAGTCTTAGCAAGGAAAACCGAAGAGAGTTCAGTTGGAAAAGAGCGAACCCGATCGGGTCTTTCAAATTCCTAAGAAAACACCCTGAAATCTCAGCGCTCACCACTGCTTTGATTTTGATTTATATTGGCGGACACGCCGTACAAAGTAACTGGAGTTTCTACACGATGTACAGATTTAGCTGGGATGAAAGAATGGTAGGAATTTCGCTGGGTGTTGTTGGTCTTTTGGTTGGATTGGTGCAAGGTGTTCTGATCCGATGGATCAATCCTAAAATAGGTGATCAGAAAAGTATCTTTTATGGACTGATGCTGTATGCTGCGGGAATGCTGCTTTACGCTTTTGCAACAGAAGGTTGGATGATGTTGGTTTTCACAATTCCTTATTGTTTAGGTGGGATTTGTGGTCCTGCGTTGCAGTCCATCATTACCAAGAATATTCCGTCCAACGAGCAGGGCGAACTACAAGGTGCGTTAACGAGTCTAATGAGTGCAACTTCTATCATCGGTCCGCCCTTGATGACGAATCTATTTTATTATTTCACACACAAAGATGCACCGTTTTTGTTTCCGGGAGCGCCATTTTTCTTGGCATTCTTGCTATTTGCAGTAAGTATTTATTTTGTTTATATAAGCTTTAAAAAGGACAAAATTTAG